The proteins below are encoded in one region of Scomber japonicus isolate fScoJap1 chromosome 24, fScoJap1.pri, whole genome shotgun sequence:
- the cab39l gene encoding calcium-binding protein 39-like, with protein MPLFGKSHKSPADIVRTLKENLAILVKQDKKTDKASEEASKCLVSMKEILYGSNDKEPHTETVAQLAQELYNSGLLISLVENLQVIDFEGKKDVCQIFNNILRRQIGTRSPTVEYFCSHQEVLFILLKGYETPQVALNCGIMLRECIRHEPLAKIVLHSDHFNSFFNYVEMSTFDIASDAFATFKDLLTRHKVLVAEYLEQNYDAVFGDYEKLLHSENYVTKRQSLKLLGELLLDRHNFTVMTRYISKPENLKLMMNLLRDKSPNIQFEAFHVFKVFVANPNKTQPIIDILLKNQTKLIDFLSNFQKDRTDDEQFNDEKTYLIKQIRDLKKSAS; from the exons ATGCCGCTGTTCGGTAAATCCCACAAGAGCCCGGCGGACATCGTCAGGACCCTAAAGGAAAACCTTGCCATCCTGGTCAAGCAGGATAAGAAGACAGACAag GCGTCTGAGGAGGCGTCGAAGTGCTTGGTGTCCATGAAGGAGATTCTGTATGGGAGCAACGATAAGGAGCCTCACACTGAGACTGTGGCCCAGCTGGCGCAGGAGCTGTACAACAGCGGCCTGCTGATATCGCTGGTAGAGAACCTGCAGGTCATAGACTTTGAg GGGAAGAAAGATGTGTGTCAGATCTTTAACAACATCCTGAGGAGGCAGATCGGGACGAGGAGCCCCACTGTCGAATACTTCTGCTCCCACCAAGAGGTCCTCTTTATACTGCTGAAagg gtACGAGACACCACAGGTAGCACTGAACTGTGGGATCATGCTGAGGGAGTGTATCCGCCACGAGCCGCTCGCCAAGATAGTTCTTCACTCGGATCATTTCAACAGTTTCTTCAACTACGTGGAGATGTCGACTTTCGACATCGCCTCCGATGCCTTCGCCACCTTCAAG GATCTTCTGACAAGACACAAAGTGCTTGTGGCTGAATACCTTGAACAGAACTACGATGCC GTGTTTGGAGACTATGAGAAGCTGCTGCACTCTGAGAACTACGTCACCAAGAGGCAGTCTCTAAAG CTTTTGGGCGAGCTGTTATTGGACAGACATAACTTCACGGTGATGACACGCTACATCAGCAAGCCGGAGAATCTCAAGCTGATGATGAATCTGCTAAGAGACAAGAGTCCCAACATCCAGTTTGAAGCCTTCCACGTCTTCAAG GTGTTTGTAGCGAATCCCAACAAGACACAGCCCATCATCGACATCCTGCTCAAGAACCAGACCAAACTAATCGACTTCCTGAGCAACTTCCAGAAGGATCGTACAGATGATGAGCAGTTCAACGACGAGAAGACCTATCTAATCAAACAGATCAGGGATCTTAAGAAATCGGCCTCTTAG